AACGAGCGTATCAAATAGGGGATACAGCGGATTTTCAAATGATTTTTATTTGTACAAATGACAGATACGTTAATAAAGAGATTTTAGCCGCCACAACACCTCTTCAATTAGTGAACGATACGACCAATAAAGCCAATAGTAATTTCTTTAATTTGGCAAGTTTTACCTATCAAGACTTTGAAATAGCACTTTCTTCTCAAGGAAAAAGTCCAAAGCAAACAAAAACCTTGAAAGAACAACTTGTTCGACTTTTAAACCAAAATGAAGACGGTTCTCTAAAATGAGGCTGTTTTTTTTATTTGTATACAAAAAAAACCAAGAAAGTTGAAAATATTGGCTTCATTAGTCACAGGAACAGTCAATATAAATTACTTTGTGAAATATACAGCAAATATAGGGGATTCCCCAATAGGCTTTAACACGGATTTCTTTTATTGTGAATCTATTAACAATAAAGGTGGAAAATCCATGAAAGAACGTTTAGTCATAATCGGAAACGGAATGGCAGGAGTGCGGACGGTTGAAGAAATTATCAATCGTGATCCGGACCGCTATGAAATTACTATTATTGGTAAAGAAGCTTATCCAAATTACAATCGGATTATGCTATCTAATGTTTTACAAAATAAAATGACGGTTGAAGAAATTATCACCAATCCAATAGATTGGTATACAGAAAACCATATTCAATTAATCAATCATGACGAAGCTGTTGGTGTGGACACTCAAAATAAAATTATTACTACAAATTCTGGGCAAGTAGTTTCTTTTGACAAACTAATTTTTGCCACAGGGTCACATCCATTTATCTTACCTATTCCCGGTGCAGATAAAAAAGGTGTCGTGGCTTTTCGAACAATTGATGACACGGTTGAGATGTTACAAGCAGCGGCCAAATACAAAAAGGCAGTAGTCATTGGGGGTGGTCTTTTAGGATTAGAAGCCGCTAAAGGATTGCAAGATCAAGGAATGGATGTTACGGTTGTCCACTTAGCTAAGTGGCTGATGGAAACGCAATTGGATGAAAAAGCAGGGAAACTCTTACAAGAAGAATTGGAAAGTCAGGGATTGAAATTTTTACTCGAACACAATACCCAGGAAATTTTGGGAAATGAACGGGTAAGTGGGATGCGCTTTGCTGATGGCAGTGAAATGGGAACTGATTTAATTGTAATGTCAATTGGGATTCGACCAGCAGCAGAATTAGCACGCGAGATTGGTTTGACTGTTAATCGTGGTATTGTTGTAAATGACTATATGGAAACGAACTTGCCTAATATTTACGCAGTTGGAGAATGTGCTGAACATAATGGTATCTGCTATGGGCTTGTGGCGCCTTTATTTGAACAAGGTAAAGTATTGGCAGATAAATTAACAAATCAAGCAGATATTACCCCTTATCAAGGCTCTACGACATTTACTTCTTTGAAAGTCTCTGGTGCAGATCTTTATTCTGCTGGAAATGTCGTGAATACTGAAGGGTTAGAAAGTATTGAAGCTTTTGATAGTAGTAGCAAAAAATATAAAAAGATTTTCTTAAAAGAAGGAAAAATTACAGGTATCGTTTTGTATGGGGATACTGAAGATGGCAGTCGTTATTACAACATGATGAAAAAAGGGCAATCCTTAGATGAATTGCAAACAATTGCTGTTTTACAAGCAATTGGCGAAGGTGCTGGCACTGGCGATGATGTTTTATCTTGGGATGAGGATGAAACAGTTTGTGGTTGTAATGGCGTTTCAAAAGGTGACATTTTACGCGCGATTCGAGAAAAAGGATTAACCAGTGTGGCTGAAGTTGGAAAAGTTACAAAGGCTGGAACTTCATGTGGTAAATGTAAACCACAAGTTCAAACGTTGTTAGAAGCAGAACTTGGAGATAGCGTGACCGCCGCTAGCGGGATGTGTGGCTGTACGGAGTTAAATCGAGATCAAGTCGTAACTCAGATTTATGCCAAACATTTATTAAGTACCAAAGAAGTTTTCGACACGTTGGGTTGGAAAAATCCAGAGGG
The genomic region above belongs to Enterococcus saigonensis and contains:
- a CDS encoding precorrin-2 dehydrogenase/sirohydrochlorin ferrochelatase family protein — encoded protein: MKILVVGAGTIATRKIQKLVVAGNIPTVIAPVASEYVQKAAAAEKIIWHKRAYQIGDTADFQMIFICTNDRYVNKEILAATTPLQLVNDTTNKANSNFFNLASFTYQDFEIALSSQGKSPKQTKTLKEQLVRLLNQNEDGSLK
- the nirB gene encoding nitrite reductase large subunit NirB, whose amino-acid sequence is MKERLVIIGNGMAGVRTVEEIINRDPDRYEITIIGKEAYPNYNRIMLSNVLQNKMTVEEIITNPIDWYTENHIQLINHDEAVGVDTQNKIITTNSGQVVSFDKLIFATGSHPFILPIPGADKKGVVAFRTIDDTVEMLQAAAKYKKAVVIGGGLLGLEAAKGLQDQGMDVTVVHLAKWLMETQLDEKAGKLLQEELESQGLKFLLEHNTQEILGNERVSGMRFADGSEMGTDLIVMSIGIRPAAELAREIGLTVNRGIVVNDYMETNLPNIYAVGECAEHNGICYGLVAPLFEQGKVLADKLTNQADITPYQGSTTFTSLKVSGADLYSAGNVVNTEGLESIEAFDSSSKKYKKIFLKEGKITGIVLYGDTEDGSRYYNMMKKGQSLDELQTIAVLQAIGEGAGTGDDVLSWDEDETVCGCNGVSKGDILRAIREKGLTSVAEVGKVTKAGTSCGKCKPQVQTLLEAELGDSVTAASGMCGCTELNRDQVVTQIYAKHLLSTKEVFDTLGWKNPEGCPKCRPAVNFYLNVAWPKEHEDERESRVVNERMHANIQKDGTFSVIPRMRGGQTTPQQLLKLAQVAEKYNVPLVKVTGSQRIGLYGVKKADLPKIWEELDMVAAQAYGKVFRSVKTCVGKSFCRFGTQDTMGLGVKLEETFEYLDTPHKFKVGVSGCPRSCVESAVKDFGIIGVENGFQVMIGGNGGTELVAAKMLGTFATEAEVIELCGAMLQYYRETGIYGERTAPWLERMGFDNVKAVLLDAKKREELWAALTESLEAKGQRDPWGPITKDVDLREKMYTIEKPEKVEVY